Proteins from one Rhinolophus ferrumequinum isolate MPI-CBG mRhiFer1 chromosome 15 unlocalized genomic scaffold, mRhiFer1_v1.p scaffold_54_arrow_ctg1_1, whole genome shotgun sequence genomic window:
- the NFATC2IP gene encoding NFATC2-interacting protein codes for MCVMEEPVRKRGRRARGGGVGRGARGGRGGRGRHSRAQRSPARRSLDSVLVDLVSESDEDILEVPTALGVADPVDVPLPVEVGLPEQVPLPEPAVPAAPRDDSDSNSEGEDARPAGAPPILVRPRRRRLLLDPGEAPVVPVYSGKVKSSLHLIPDHLPLLKLCALEAEEEGDMADSSSSHAEDIPFPDSPWKKKLRSKEEEEEKKEESLSQDISPLPSPLPRTKSRKHTRALQKLREVNKRLQDLRSCLSPKQRQGQDPLSQDDEVVLVEGPVLPESPRLFPLKIRCRADLVRLPIRMSEPLQSVVDHMAAHLGVSPSRILLLFGETELSPTATPRTLKLGVADILDCVVLASSPEAVDTSDLLQLRVQGKEKHQMLEVSLSRDSPLKTLMSRYEEAMGLSGHKLSFFFDGTKLSGKELPADLGLESGDLIEVWG; via the exons ATGTGTGTCATGGAGGAGCCGGTGAGGAAACGGGGCCGGAGGGCCCGAGGCGGCGGTGTCGGTCGAGGGGCTCGGGGGGGCCGAGGCGGCCGGGGCCGGCATTCTCGCGCCCAGCGGTCTCCAGCTCGGCGCTCCCTGGATTCGGTACTTGTGGACTTGGTCAGCGAGAGTGATGAGGATATTTTGGAGGTCCCAACGGCGCTCGGCGTTGCGGACCCGGTGGACGTCCCGCTCCCGGTGGAGGTCGGGCTCCCGGAGCAGGTCCCGCTTCCGGAGCCCGCCGTGCCGGCCGCGCCCCGGGACGACAGCGACAGTAACAGCGAAGGGGAAGATGCACGGCCGGCTGGAGCTCCTCCGATCCTGGTCAGGCCGCGGCGACGGCGGCTGCTGCTGGATCCGGGAGAGGCACCTGTGGTTCCGGTGTACTCCGGGAAG GTGAAAAGCAGCCTCCACCTCATTCCGGATCACCTGCCCCTCCTGAAACTCTGTGCCCTAGAGGCCGAGGAAG AAGGGGATATGGCAGATTCTAGCAGTTCCCATGCCGAGGATATCCCATTTCCAGATTCTCCCTGGAAGAAGAAGCTGAGGAgtaaggaagaagaagaagaaaaaaaggaggagtcTTT GTCTCAGGACATCTCCCCTTTGCCCTCACCTCTGCCAAGGACCAAAAGCAGAAAGCATACTCGGGCACTGCAGAAGTTAAG GGAGGTGAACAAGCGCCTCCAGGATCTCCGTTCCTGCCTGAGTCCCAAGCAGCGCCAGGGCCAGGACCCCCTGAGCCAAGATGACGAGGTGGTCCTCGTGGAGGGCCCCGTGCTCCCCGAGAGCCCCCGGCTCTTCCCGCTCAAAATCCGGTGCCGTGCTGACCTGGTCCGATTGCCCATCAGGATG TCGGAGCCCCTGCAGAGTGTGGTGGACCACATGGCTGCGCATCTCGGGGTGTCCCCAAGCAGGATCCTGTTGCTCTTCGGGGAGACAGAGCTGTCTCCTACCGCCACCCCCAGGACCCTCAAGCTTGGAGTGGCTGACATCCTTG ACTGTGTGGTGCTAGCAAGTTCTCCAGAGGCCGTAGACACGTCCGATCTGCTGCAGCTCCGGGTGCAGGGGAAGGAGAAACACCAGATGCTGGAAGTCTCGCTGTCTCGA GATTCTCCTCTCAAGACCCTCATGTCCCGCTACGAGGAGGCCATGGGACTCTCGGGCCACAAGCTCTCCTTCTTCTTTGACGGGACAAAGCTTTCAGGCAAGGAGCTGCCCGCTGACCTGGGCCTGGAGTCTGGGGACCTCATTGAGGTCTGGGGTTGA
- the CD19 gene encoding B-lymphocyte antigen CD19, translating to MKKSGQGSGRGGEFKFRCPWFSAHRASACPSIPCAAKLGASGSLATMPPPLLFFLLFLTPVGVRLQKSQLVEAKEGSSAVLPCLKRSSDVPPNPRALYEACRAERLLQLSGQLPGLGIQVGPLGVLVISNVSDQTGGFYLCQQGSPSEQAWQPGWTVSVNGSGELFRWKASDLDDSGCDLENRSSEDHRPSSGHSASSQLYMRTKDHPKIWETDPACALPQDSSHQSLNQDLTVDPGSPLCLPCRFPPASVASGPVSWIHMHPKKPNISLLSLNLSEDASVREMWVLGTLQGGAVLWLPQATERDAGTYYCYHGNVTIEMQLKVTVQSVQRWLLETGGWRVPIATLLYLIFCMGSLVGFLYLRKALIRRRKRKRMTDPARRFFKVTPPPGSGPHNQYGNVLSLSTPTTGTGRSLRWAASLGAAVPYGNPHSAVREAGAAGSRSPTGAGPEEEGEGYEEPDSEEGSEFYENDSNLGQDQLSQDGSGYEDPDEGALGPEDEDSFSNASESYENEDEELAQPVARTKDFLSPHGTAWDPSREATSLGSQSYEDMRGILYAAPQLRSLRVQPGPSHEEDAGSYENMDNPNEPEPAWGGGAHMGTWSSR from the exons ATGAAGAAATCTGGCCAAGGAAGTGGTCGAGGTGGAGAATTCAAATTCAG ATGCCCATGGTTCAGTGCCCACCGGGCCTCTGCCTGCCCCAGCATCCCCTGCGCGGCCAAGCTGGGTGCCTCGGGGAGTCTGGCCACCATgccacctcctctcctcttcttccttctcttccttacCCCCGTGGGAGTCAGGCTCCAGAAATCTCAGCTGGTAGAGGCTAAAG agGGAAGCAGTGCTGTGCTGCCGTGCCTCAAGAGGTCCTCAGATGTTCCCCCCAATCCGCGGGCCTTGTACGAGGCGTGCCGTGCAGAACGCTTGCTACAGCTGAGTGGACAGCTGCCAGGCCTGGGCATCCAGGTGGGGCCCCTGGGCGTCCTGGTCATCTCCAACGTCTCTGACCAGACGGGGGGCTTCTACCTGTGCCAACAGGGGTCCCCTTCTGAGCAGGCCTGGCAGCCTGGCTGGACAGTCAGCGTGAATGGCAGCG GGGAGCTGTTCCGGTGGAAGGCTTCAGACCTAGATGACTCAGGTTGTGACCTGGAGAATAGGTCCTCAGAGGACCACAGGCCCTCTTCTGGTCACTCTGCCAGCTCCCAGCTGTACATGCGGACCAAAGACCACCCTAAGATCTGGGAGACAGACCCTGCATGTGCCCTGCCTCAGGACAGTTCACACCAGAGCCTCAACCAAG acctCACCGTGGACCCTGGCTCCCCACTCTGTCTGCCCTGTCGGTTTCCCCCTGCCTCCGTGGCCAGCGGCCCCGTCTCCTGGATCCACATGCACCCCAAGAAGCCTAACATTTCATTGCTGAGCCTAAACCTGAGTGAGGATGCCTCAGTCAGAGAAATGTGGGTCCTCGGCACCCTCCAGGGAGGGGCTGTTCTGTGGCTGCCCCAGGCCACAGAGCGAGATGCTGGCACCTATTATTGTTACCATGGCAACGTGACCATCGAGATGCAACTGAAGGTCACTGTCCAGTCAG TACAGCGATGGCTGCTGGAGACTGGTGGCTGGAGAGTCCCTATTGCAACTTTACTTTATCTGATCTTCTGCATGGGTTCCCTGGTGGGCTTTCTTTACCTTAGAAAAG CCCTGATtcggaggaggaaaagaaagcgAATGACTGATCCCGCCAGAAG GTTCTTCAAAGTGACGCCTCCCCCGGGAAGCGGGCCCCACAACCAGTACGGGAACGTGCTCTCCCTTTCCACGCCCACCACCGGCACTG GACGCTCCCTGCGGTGGGCTGCAAGCCTGGGAGCCGCCGTCCCCTACGGAAACCCGCACAGCGCCGTCCGGGAGGCTGGAGCCGCTGGGTCCCGGAGCCCGACGGGAGcag GCCCAGAAGAAGAAGGCGAGGGTTACGAGGAGCCGGACAGCGAGGAGGGCTCCGAGTTCTACGAGAACGACTCCAACCTCGGGCAGGACCAGCTCTCCCAGG ATGGCAGCGGCTATGAGGACCCTGACGAGGGGGCTTTGGGTCCCGAGGATGAAGACTCCTTCTCCAATG CATCTGAGTCGTATGAGAATGAGGATGAAGAGCTGGCCCAGCCAGTTGCCAGGACGAAAG aCTTCCTCAGCCCCCATGGGACAGCCTGGGACCCCAGCCGGGAGGCCACCTCCCTTG GGTCCCAGTCTTATGAGGATATGAGAGGGATCCTGTATGCTGCCCCCCAGCTTCGCTCCCTGCGTGTCCAGCCTGGACCCAGTCATGAGGAAG ATGCAGGTTCTTACGAGAATATGGACAATCCCAACGAGCCAGAACCAGCATGGGGAGGAGGGGCCCATATGGGGACCTGGAGCTCCCGGTGA